In the Planctomycetia bacterium genome, CAAGGCGATTCACAGCGTTTCTCTTCGCGCGCACAAGTGAACCGACACAGCGGTACGCGCAGAGATGTTTAAGAGCAACGGCGTGGCACCGAGAGGAGCTTCCAGCGAGTATGCGGTCCGAGCATCGCGACGGGTTACTGAGGCTCGCACATTACGGAAGGACTCGTCGAGCTATTCCGTCGGCAGCACCCGCTGGACGGTTTCTCCGTGATGCTTTTCTCGGTTTCAGGAGGCTGAAAGCGGCCCTGATAAAAGCTAGTTTTAGGTCTTTGTCACGCTGTCTTTTTTGGCTTCTTTAGAAGGAAATCAGCTGAAAACAGTGGTGCCCGTATAATCACTATAAAAGCCAAAATAAATAAAATAGGTATAATGCGTTGACTGGTGAAAATCTCGAATAAGAATCGATGGAGGCTGTTTTTTGCGTTCTATCCTGCCGCGCGGGCCAATTTCATGGTTTCTTTTCGTCGACTTTCCGATGTCCTCGACTCGCCGCGGGCCTATGAAATCTGGCAGGCGCCGTTCGCCGCCACCAAGATGGCGCCGCTCGAGCGGCACAACCATCTGCCGTCGATCGGCCGGGTGTTAGAGGTCGGCTGCGGGCCCGGTACCAATGCCGCGTATTTTGCGCACACGCATTACGTCGGCCTCGACTTCAATCCGCAATACACCGCTTACGCCCGGCAGCGTTACGGTCGGGAGTTCATTACGGCCGACGCACGCACCTACGCGCCGCCGGCCGATGCGCGCTACGACTGCATCTTGCTCAATAGTTTTTTGCACCACATCGACGACGAGAACGCCCTGATCATTCTTCGTCGTCTTCACGAGGCCTTGAACGAAGGTGGACACATCCACATTCTCGACCTCGTGCTTCCGGAGCGGGCGAGCCTTGCGCGCTGGCTCGCGCGACGTGATCGGGGCGACTATCCCCGCCCGATGGCACGGTGGCGTGAATTGCTCGACGAGGTGTTCGAGCCGGTCATCGTAGAGCCCTTTGCGGTCGGCAAGTTGCGAATTCCGATGTGGCAAATGTTTTACTTCAAAGGGAGATCGCGGCGATGAGCCCTCGCAATACGACCG is a window encoding:
- a CDS encoding class I SAM-dependent methyltransferase, with amino-acid sequence MVSFRRLSDVLDSPRAYEIWQAPFAATKMAPLERHNHLPSIGRVLEVGCGPGTNAAYFAHTHYVGLDFNPQYTAYARQRYGREFITADARTYAPPADARYDCILLNSFLHHIDDENALIILRRLHEALNEGGHIHILDLVLPERASLARWLARRDRGDYPRPMARWRELLDEVFEPVIVEPFAVGKLRIPMWQMFYFKGRSRR